Proteins encoded within one genomic window of Prochlorococcus marinus str. MIT 9515:
- the folK gene encoding 2-amino-4-hydroxy-6-hydroxymethyldihydropteridine diphosphokinase, which yields MELSNLNIKNGLCISLGANIDSNYGKPIETFIICKPKIETLIKSWINQSKYCNKETESSETIFYWSSIYESSPHGVKDNQPNYLNTLVLVKSNSFPKQTTENAKFLLREFKNLERNFGRKKTPNNMKWLSRCLDLDILWWEDFCFKDEELILPHPRFMNRNFIISPLSEVLSRTQTVKKVEEERWLVD from the coding sequence GTGGAATTATCAAATCTTAATATCAAAAATGGACTATGTATATCATTAGGAGCAAATATTGATAGTAATTATGGAAAACCTATTGAAACATTTATAATTTGCAAACCAAAAATTGAGACTTTAATAAAGAGTTGGATAAACCAATCTAAATATTGTAATAAAGAAACTGAATCATCTGAAACAATTTTTTATTGGTCTTCAATATATGAATCAAGTCCTCATGGAGTCAAGGATAATCAACCAAATTATCTAAACACACTTGTCCTAGTCAAAAGTAACTCTTTCCCAAAGCAAACAACAGAAAATGCAAAATTCCTTCTAAGAGAATTTAAAAATTTGGAAAGAAATTTTGGAAGAAAAAAGACTCCCAATAACATGAAATGGTTATCTAGATGTTTAGATTTAGATATTTTATGGTGGGAAGATTTTTGTTTCAAGGATGAAGAATTAATATTACCTCACCCAAGATTTATGAATCGTAATTTTATAATATCTCCCCTTTCTGAAGTCTTAAGTAGAACACAAACAGTTAAAAAAGTTGAAGAAGAAAGATGGCTTGTTGATTAA
- the bchD gene encoding magnesium chelatase ATPase subunit D, with translation MKKKDSFRAFPLAAITGHSLLKLSLLLSAVDPSLGGVVIAGGRGTGKSVLARGLHSLIPPIEVIDNESILEKLRDNKTSLRPISRNLDPTKPEEWDENIHELIANMFGDDYLNQIENIPKKIIQAPFIQVPIGITEDRLVGSIDVAASLNTGEQVFQPGILAEAHRGVLYVDDINLLDDGIVNLILEATGREQNNIERDGLSLSHPCRSLLIATYNPEEGALRDHVLDRFAIVLSADQSIDNDQRVEITKSVLSHAENNIKFSEKWSDESDNLSTQLILARQWLNDVKITEEQITYLVNEALRGGVEGHRSELFAVKVAKANAALRGDENVNSDDLKVAVRLVILPRAMQIPPEDEDIQPPPPEDQNPPPPQSSNEESEPESNENENDQEQEQQEDNSEGDEDATSEIPEEFILDPEACMVDPDLLLFSSAKSKAGNSGSRSVILSQSRGRYVRPLIPKGKVERIAVDATLRAAAPYQKSRRLKNPGKTIIIEENDFRAKLLQKKAGALVIFLVDASGSMALNRMQSAKGAVIRLLTEAYENRDEVALIPFRGNQAEVLLPPTRSITAAKRRLETMPCGGGSPLAHGLTQSAKVAKNALSTGDIGQVIVVGITDGRGNVPLGISLGQVENENEDENVNLKQEVLDIAAKYPMLGIKLLVIDTERKFIASGFGKELAEAAKGKYVQLPKATDKTIAAMALNAINEF, from the coding sequence ATGAAAAAGAAAGATTCTTTTAGAGCTTTTCCATTGGCTGCGATTACGGGACACAGCTTATTAAAATTATCTTTACTTTTATCAGCAGTTGATCCTAGCTTAGGGGGAGTTGTTATAGCAGGCGGTAGAGGTACAGGTAAGTCAGTTTTAGCGAGAGGTTTACATTCTTTAATTCCGCCGATAGAAGTAATAGATAATGAATCAATACTTGAAAAATTACGGGATAATAAGACTTCTTTAAGGCCTATAAGTAGAAATTTAGATCCAACAAAACCTGAAGAATGGGATGAAAATATTCATGAGTTAATAGCGAATATGTTTGGGGATGATTATCTTAACCAAATTGAAAATATTCCAAAAAAGATTATACAAGCCCCATTTATTCAAGTTCCAATTGGCATTACAGAAGATAGACTTGTTGGGTCTATAGATGTTGCAGCTTCTTTAAATACAGGAGAACAAGTTTTTCAGCCAGGTATCCTAGCTGAAGCTCATAGGGGTGTGTTGTACGTTGATGATATTAATTTATTGGACGATGGGATTGTAAATTTAATTCTTGAAGCTACTGGTAGAGAACAAAATAATATTGAAAGAGATGGATTAAGTCTTTCTCATCCATGTAGATCTCTTTTGATCGCGACTTATAATCCCGAAGAAGGAGCTTTAAGAGATCATGTATTGGATAGATTTGCAATTGTTCTCTCTGCAGATCAATCTATTGATAATGATCAAAGAGTTGAAATAACAAAATCTGTTTTATCTCATGCAGAAAATAACATCAAGTTTTCAGAAAAATGGTCTGACGAATCTGATAATTTATCAACCCAGTTGATTTTGGCTAGGCAATGGTTGAATGATGTAAAAATTACTGAAGAGCAAATAACTTATTTGGTAAATGAGGCTTTAAGAGGTGGAGTTGAAGGACACAGGTCTGAATTATTTGCAGTGAAGGTTGCCAAGGCAAACGCAGCTCTAAGAGGTGATGAGAATGTTAATTCTGATGATTTAAAAGTAGCAGTAAGATTAGTTATTCTTCCTAGGGCAATGCAAATACCTCCTGAAGATGAAGATATTCAACCTCCTCCACCTGAAGATCAAAATCCACCCCCACCTCAATCAAGTAATGAAGAATCTGAACCTGAATCAAATGAAAATGAGAATGATCAAGAGCAAGAACAACAAGAGGATAATTCTGAGGGGGATGAAGATGCTACTTCGGAAATTCCAGAAGAGTTTATTTTAGATCCTGAAGCATGTATGGTAGATCCTGATTTATTGCTTTTTTCATCAGCAAAGTCTAAAGCAGGAAATAGTGGAAGTAGGTCAGTAATTCTTAGTCAAAGTAGAGGTAGATATGTCCGACCTTTAATTCCAAAAGGTAAAGTAGAGAGAATCGCTGTTGATGCAACTCTAAGAGCAGCTGCCCCGTATCAAAAATCTAGAAGATTAAAAAATCCCGGTAAAACCATAATCATTGAGGAAAATGACTTTAGAGCAAAGCTCCTTCAAAAAAAGGCAGGAGCATTAGTTATTTTTCTTGTTGATGCTAGTGGTTCTATGGCTTTGAATAGAATGCAAAGTGCAAAAGGTGCAGTAATCAGACTTTTGACCGAGGCGTATGAAAATAGAGACGAAGTAGCTCTTATTCCTTTTAGAGGAAATCAAGCAGAAGTTCTTTTGCCTCCAACAAGATCTATTACCGCAGCAAAAAGAAGATTAGAAACAATGCCATGTGGAGGTGGATCGCCTTTGGCTCATGGGTTAACTCAATCAGCCAAAGTCGCAAAAAATGCACTCTCTACAGGAGATATTGGTCAGGTCATTGTTGTTGGAATAACTGATGGCAGAGGTAATGTTCCATTAGGCATATCACTAGGTCAAGTTGAAAATGAAAATGAAGATGAAAATGTGAATTTGAAGCAAGAAGTTTTAGATATTGCAGCCAAATATCCTATGTTAGGAATAAAGCTATTAGTAATAGATACAGAAAGAAAATTTATTGCTAGTGGCTTTGGAAAAGAACTAGCGGAAGCTGCAAAAGGAAAATATGTTCAATTACCAAAAGCTACAGATAAGACAATTGCAGCGATGGCTTTAAACGCAATCAATGAATTTTAA